A window of Armatimonadota bacterium contains these coding sequences:
- a CDS encoding replication-relaxation family protein produces MVITPRDADLVRELALSHVLSRDQILALGMFGSITRVNTRLRVLRELGIVRRIETPYFSGSLYVPGVNAPEVLSDRTARLIATRQPSPRFLRHALSVTNIRIALTSKGATEWRHEPMLWRTFEVAGKTLEVRPDGMAITPKGPVLIECDMGHVSPSKFASKFVVYHEFQNGGHTKRLYGFDNFNLLIVTTGKLRAERLLKLAPAGCSYGFLAKTFESAGVSMVGGWS; encoded by the coding sequence ATGGTCATCACCCCAAGAGACGCCGATCTTGTTAGAGAACTCGCCCTCTCGCACGTCTTGAGCCGCGACCAAATCCTAGCTTTAGGAATGTTCGGCTCGATCACCAGAGTTAACACAAGGCTCCGGGTGCTTCGGGAACTTGGCATTGTCCGGCGGATCGAGACCCCGTACTTTAGTGGCAGTCTCTACGTTCCCGGCGTCAACGCTCCCGAGGTCTTGAGTGACCGGACAGCAAGGCTCATTGCCACTCGTCAGCCCTCTCCCAGATTCCTCAGGCATGCCCTCAGCGTCACCAACATTCGCATTGCTCTGACCTCCAAAGGTGCAACCGAGTGGCGGCACGAACCCATGCTCTGGCGCACCTTTGAAGTTGCAGGCAAAACCCTGGAAGTCCGACCAGACGGAATGGCGATTACTCCCAAAGGGCCGGTCCTCATTGAATGCGACATGGGCCATGTCTCGCCAAGCAAATTCGCGTCGAAGTTCGTCGTGTACCACGAGTTTCAGAATGGCGGGCACACCAAGCGGCTGTACGGCTTCGACAACTTCAACCTCCTTATCGTGACTACTGGAAAGCTGAGAGCCGAGCGGCTCCTAAAGCTTGCACCCGCTGGCTGCTCATACGGCTTCCTTGCTAAAACCTTTGAATCCGCAGGTGTATCGATGGTTGGTGGATGGAGCTGA